In Dioscorea cayenensis subsp. rotundata cultivar TDr96_F1 unplaced genomic scaffold, TDr96_F1_v2_PseudoChromosome.rev07_lg8_w22 25.fasta BLBR01001619.1, whole genome shotgun sequence, one DNA window encodes the following:
- the LOC120256755 gene encoding pentatricopeptide repeat-containing protein At2g22070-like translates to MASFTPLASLLQRCLLSKNALAGKSIHGYFFKTGLIFSTYLANNLINVYSKLGFSVDACRLFDEMPLKNMFTWNSILSMYAKSGCMDVAAQLFDEMPERDSVSWTTMIVGCKQMGWFESSVRVFVDMVWNGVPLTEFTFANVLAACAAMEGLSVGRNVHSFVVKLGMSSCVHVSNSLLSMYGKSGDLEMARVVFDRLTLRSLSSWNAMISLYAQSGRLDLALAQFEQMTERNIVSWNAVIAGYNQNGLDFEALRFFARMLNESSMVPDNFTLTSVLSACANLGMLRFGEQVHAHIVRHEIVCKGELGNALISMYSKSGGVEIAERIMKHSMASELNLISSTALLEGYVKLGELQPARKIFESMRNPDVVAWTAMVVGYVQNGHHNDAMELFRLMVNKGPKPNNYTLTAVLTVCSSSAMLDHGKQIHSRAIKSRRELSVSVCNALITMYAKSGNLPAARRVFDQIRFGREPISWTSMIIALAQHGFGEEAVKLFEEMIVSGIQPDHITYVGVISACTHAGLVEEGKSYYTMMQNKHKIEPTSSHYACMIDLFARSGLLKEAEEFIKALPKEPDAIAWGSLLAACKVHKNADMAKFAAEKLLAIDPENSGAYSALANVYSACGRWNDAAKIWKLMKDKGVKKEQGFSWLQIKNKVHVFQAEDVHHPQRDAIYEMAANIWQEIKKAGFVPNIQSVLHDIDDELKEQMLCHHSEKLAIAFGLISTPENTTLRIMKNLRVCNDCHSAIKFIAKVVGREIIVRDATRFHHFRDGLCSCKDYW, encoded by the coding sequence ATGGCGTCTTTCACTCCCTTAGCTTCCCTTCTCCAAAGATGCTTGCTTTCCAAGAACGCATTGGCTGGCAAGTCCATCCATGGCTACTTCTTCAAAACTGGCCTCATTTTCAGCACCTATCTCGccaacaatctcatcaatgtCTACTCCAAACTCGGCTTTTCCGTTGATGCCTGCCGCCTGTTTGACGAAATGCCGCTGAAGAACATGTTTACTTGGAATTCCATTCTCTCAATGTATGCTAAGAGTGGTTGCATGGATGTTGCAGCTCaactgtttgatgaaatgcctgagAGAGATTCCGTGTCATGGACGACGATGATTGTTGGTTGTAAACAAATGGGTTGGTTTGAGAGTTCAGTGCGTGTGTTTGTAGATATGGTTTGGAACGGAGTTCCTCTTACTGAGTTCACGTTTGCTAATGTTCTTGCTGCTTGTGCTGCTATGGAGGGGCTTAGTGTTGGTAGAAATGTGCATTCATTTGTTGTGAAGCTTGGTATGAGTAGTTGTGTCCATGTCTCAAATTCGCTTTTGAGCATGTATGGAAAGTCTGGGGATTTGGAGATGGCAAGAGTTGTTTTTGATAGATTGACGTTGAGAAGTTTATCGAGTTGGAATGCGATGATTTCTTTGTATGCGCAATCAGGACGACTTGATCTTGCATTGGCTCAGTTTGAGCAGATGACAGAGCGTAACATTGTTTCATGGAATGCAGTGATTGCTGGGTATAATCAGAATGGGTTAGATTTTGAAGCATTGAGGTTTTTCGCTCGAATGCTCAATGAGTCTTCGATGGTGCCTGATAACTTCACTCTAACGAGTGTTTTATCTGCTTGTGCCAATCTAGGAATGTTAAGATTTGGAGagcaagttcatgctcacattGTGCGACACGAGATTGTTTGCAAAGGGGAGCTTGGGAATGCATTGATATCAATGTACTCGAAGTCTGGTGGTGTTGAGATTGCTGAGAGAATCATGAAGCATTCGATGGCTTCTGAGCTTAATTTAATATCGTCTACTGCTCTTCTCGAAGGCTATGTCAAGCTTGGTGAGCTTCAACCGGCGAGGAAAATCTTCGAGTCGATGAGAAATCCTGATGTGGTGGCATGGACTGCAATGGTTGTAGGATATGTGCAGAATGGGCATCACAATGATGCTATGGAACTCTTTAGATTGATGGTGAACAAAGGGCCAAAGCCAAACAATTACACTCTTACTGCAGTATTGACCGTTTGTTCCAGCTCGGCAATGCTAGATCACGGCAAGCAGATACATTCGAGGGCGATCAAGTCCAGACGGGAGCTATCGGTTTCAGTGTGCAATGCACTTATCACAATGTATGCAAAGTCTGGGAACCTCCCAGCAGCAAGGCGAGTATTCGATCAGATCAGATTTGGTCGAGAACCTATTTCTTGGACATCAATGATCATTGCTTTAGCTCAGCATGGTTTTGGAGAAGAAGCGGTTAAGCTTTTCGAAGAGATGATTGTCAGTGGTATTCAACCCGATCATATAACTTATGTAGGTGTTATCTCGGCTTGCACACATGCAGGACTGGTTGAAGAAGGTAAAAGTTACTATACTATGATGCAGAATAAGCACAAGATTGAGCCAACATCGAGTCATTATGCGTGTATGATCGATCTTTTTGCACGTTCTGGATTACTTAAAGAAGCTGAAGAGTTCATAAAGGCGCTGCCAAAGGAGCCAGATGCGATAGCCTGGGGATCGCTTCTCGCTGCTTGCAAGGTCCACAAGAATGCAGATATGGCAAAATTTGCTGCTGAGAAATTACTCGCTATCGATCCTGAAAATAGCGGAGCCTATTCGGCTCTTGCAAATGTCTACTCTGCTTGTGGGAGATGGAATGATGCGGCGAAAATATGGAAGTTGATGAAGGATAAAGGAGTGAAGAAAGAACAAGGTTTCAGTTGGCTTCAGATTAAGAACAAAGTTCATGTCTTCCAGGCCGAAGACGTACATCACCCTCAGAGAGATGCTATATATGAAATGGCTGCAAATATTTGGCAGGAGATCAAGAAAGCTGGATTCGTTCCTAACATACAGTCGGTGTTGCATGACATCGATGATGAACTGAAGGAGCAGATGCTCTGTCATCACAGCGAGAAATTAGCAATTGCCTTCGGGTTGATTAGCACGCCGGAGAATACGACATTGAGGATTATGAAGAACCTTAGAGTGTGCAATGACTGTCACTCTGCAATTAAGTTTATTGCCAAGGTCGTCGGAAGAGAGATCATCGTGAGAGACGCTACCAGATTTCATCATTTCAGGGATGGACTCTGTTCTTGCAAAGATTACTGGTAG
- the LOC120256753 gene encoding uncharacterized protein LOC120256753: MLSSRKLSHHRFFCCSRVYFNDFVRQWNRRSEVALPYTEPLVHFALVCGSRSGPALRCYSPGNIDKELMEAARDFLRTGGLIIDKEAKVASVSKILRWYSVDFGKNEMEMLKHAANYLEPSKTEELLELLVSNQLKVTYLPYDWGLNC; encoded by the exons ATGCTATCCAGCAGAAAGTTGAGCCATCATCGGTTCTTCTGTTGTTCGAGGGTGTACTTCAATGATTTTGTCAG GCAGTGGAACAGACGCTCCGAG GTGGCTCTTCCATACACAGAACCACTAGTTCACTTTGCACTGGTATGTGGAAGCCGATCAGGCCCTGCACTTAGATGTTACTCTCCCGGAAACATTGATAAAGAACTAATGGAAGCTGCACGTGATTTTCTGAGGACCGGTGGGCTCATTATCGACAAAGAAGCCAAGGTGGCATCAGTCAGCAAAATTCTTCGGTG GTATAGTGTAGATTTCGGTAAGAATGAGATGGAAATGCTGAAACATGCAGCTAATTATTTAGAGCCATCAAAAACAGAGGAATTGTTGGAGTTGCTTGTGAGCAATCAGTTGAAGGTTACATACCTGCCTTATGATTGGGGCTTGAATTGCTAG